One Methanocaldococcus infernus ME DNA segment encodes these proteins:
- a CDS encoding pyridoxal-phosphate-dependent aminotransferase family protein translates to MKINTNKLLMLPGPTIVPPEVLNAMSFPVIGHRSKEFSELFEDTVEKLKKVFITENDTFIITGSGTSAMDMAISNIVSKGDKVLNIITGNFGERFSKIVEAYKGESIKYEVEWGDMADPKRVKELLEENEEIKAVTVVHNETSTGAKNLIEEIGKVVKDFNTLYIVDTVSSLGGDYVNVDKFNIDICVTGSQKCLAAPPGLAGITVSEKAWEVIEKNDKVGFYLDLKTYKKYYEEKRQNPYTPAVNLIYALNVALDLILEEGIENRVKRHERLARATQEAIMAMGLELFAKEKARSITVTSIKYPEGIDDKLREILNKKYNIVVAGGQKHLSGKIFRIGHMGVCGEKEILATISCLELALKELGFEIKESGVERALEVLGK, encoded by the coding sequence ATGAAAATTAATACAAATAAACTTTTAATGCTCCCAGGGCCTACAATTGTTCCTCCAGAGGTTTTAAATGCTATGTCCTTCCCAGTTATAGGGCATAGGAGTAAAGAGTTCTCAGAACTCTTTGAAGACACTGTTGAAAAGTTAAAGAAGGTGTTTATCACTGAAAATGACACCTTTATCATAACTGGCTCTGGAACCTCTGCTATGGATATGGCTATCTCCAATATTGTAAGTAAGGGAGATAAGGTTCTCAATATAATAACTGGAAACTTTGGAGAAAGATTTTCTAAGATTGTTGAAGCTTACAAGGGAGAGAGTATAAAGTATGAGGTTGAATGGGGGGACATGGCTGACCCTAAGAGGGTTAAAGAGCTCTTAGAGGAGAATGAAGAAATTAAAGCTGTTACTGTAGTACATAATGAGACTTCAACAGGAGCTAAGAACTTGATAGAGGAGATAGGAAAGGTGGTTAAGGATTTCAATACCTTATATATTGTTGATACTGTCTCCTCTCTTGGAGGAGACTATGTTAATGTTGATAAATTCAACATAGACATCTGTGTCACTGGCTCCCAGAAGTGTTTAGCTGCTCCTCCAGGGTTGGCTGGGATTACTGTAAGTGAGAAGGCTTGGGAAGTTATTGAGAAGAATGATAAGGTAGGATTTTACTTAGATCTCAAAACTTACAAGAAATACTATGAAGAGAAGAGGCAAAACCCTTACACTCCTGCAGTTAATTTAATCTATGCCTTAAATGTTGCTTTAGACCTAATCTTAGAGGAAGGGATTGAGAATAGGGTTAAGAGACATGAGAGGTTAGCAAGGGCTACACAAGAGGCTATAATGGCTATGGGCTTAGAGCTATTTGCCAAGGAGAAGGCAAGGTCAATAACAGTTACATCTATAAAGTATCCTGAAGGAATTGATGACAAGTTAAGAGAGATACTAAATAAGAAGTATAATATAGTGGTTGCTGGTGGGCAAAAGCATCTTTCAGGAAAGATATTTAGAATTGGACACATGGGAGTCTGTGGAGAGAAAGAGATCTTAGCCACTATCTCATGTCTTGAGTTGGCTTTAAAAGAGCTTGGATTTGAGATTAAAGAGAGTGGAGTTGAGAGAGCTTTAGAAGTTTTAGGAAAATAA
- the fsa gene encoding fructose-6-phosphate aldolase, with amino-acid sequence MKFFLDTANTEEIKKYAELGLVDGVTTNPTLVAKEGREFYEVVKEICEIVDGPVSAEVISTDAEGMVKEAKELAKLADNIVIKIPMTKEGMKAVKILSKEGIKTNVTLVFSPLQALLAAKAGATYVSPFVGRLDDIGHVGMKLVEDVVKIYKNYNIKTEVIVASVRHPLHVLEAAKIGADIATIPPAVMEKLFKHPLTDIGLERFLKDWEEYLKSRKRD; translated from the coding sequence ATGAAATTCTTCTTAGACACTGCAAATACTGAGGAGATAAAAAAGTATGCTGAGCTTGGCTTAGTTGATGGAGTAACAACAAACCCTACATTGGTAGCTAAAGAAGGAAGAGAGTTTTATGAAGTAGTTAAAGAGATCTGTGAAATTGTTGATGGGCCAGTTAGTGCTGAAGTTATCTCAACAGATGCTGAGGGAATGGTTAAAGAGGCTAAAGAATTGGCTAAGTTAGCTGACAACATAGTGATAAAGATCCCAATGACTAAGGAAGGAATGAAGGCTGTAAAGATCTTATCTAAGGAGGGAATAAAGACTAATGTTACTCTTGTCTTCTCTCCTCTACAGGCTCTACTTGCTGCTAAGGCTGGAGCTACCTATGTCTCTCCATTTGTTGGAAGGTTAGATGATATAGGCCATGTAGGGATGAAGTTAGTTGAAGATGTAGTCAAAATTTACAAAAATTATAATATTAAGACAGAGGTTATAGTGGCTTCAGTGAGACATCCTTTACATGTCTTAGAAGCTGCTAAGATTGGAGCTGATATAGCTACAATTCCTCCAGCAGTTATGGAGAAGTTGTTTAAGCATCCTTTAACAGACATAGGCTTAGAGAGGTTCTTAAAAGATTGGGAAGAGTACTTAAAAAGTAGAAAGAGGGATTAA
- a CDS encoding V4R domain-containing protein, translating into MKFSIDELAKNNRGSLGNDVDVTVFRLIRFMDLERYLGKAANNIFYECGKTLGRDLNINSIDELVKFCKVYKICRAEIVSEDPLRIRIYECITCSGLPNVGEPLCYFEGGFIAGCLENILNKRVRAKETHCAGLGNEFCEFEIKIL; encoded by the coding sequence ATGAAATTTAGCATAGATGAGTTGGCAAAGAATAATAGAGGATCTTTAGGGAATGATGTTGATGTTACAGTTTTTAGACTAATTAGATTTATGGATTTAGAGAGATACTTAGGAAAAGCTGCAAACAATATTTTCTATGAGTGTGGGAAAACTTTAGGAAGAGATTTAAATATTAATAGTATTGATGAGCTTGTTAAATTCTGTAAAGTGTATAAAATTTGTAGGGCTGAAATAGTTAGTGAAGATCCTTTAAGAATTAGAATTTATGAGTGTATAACTTGCTCTGGCCTTCCTAATGTTGGAGAGCCATTATGCTATTTTGAAGGTGGATTTATAGCTGGATGTTTAGAGAACATACTTAATAAAAGAGTTAGAGCTAAAGAAACCCATTGTGCTGGATTAGGAAATGAGTTTTGTGAGTTTGAGATAAAGATATTATAG
- a CDS encoding Coenzyme F420 hydrogenase/dehydrogenase, beta subunit C-terminal domain yields the protein MKWKLKDEIVDTEMCAQCSTCAIVCPNNLVKFDEKPYLGEECLRKGHGMCYEVCPRVNSFKYQVKIRERFKEEYYYAKGDIEGQDGGVVTTSLKYLLEKGEIDGAIVVGRDEYWKPVSMVVQTAEDIVKGAKSKYTVSTLEALRKAGELGLKKVAVVGLPCQINGLRKLQYFPYHSRHDFEIGKDGKPVKLPKIEYFIGLFCTKKFEYDNFKEVLEKYGVNIKDVEKFDIKKGKLLVYLKNEVKEIPIKEFKPLSGCKVCKDFTAELSDISVGSVGSPEGYTTVIIRTKKGEKIKEALELKEGVDIEKIKKLAEKKVKEFKEEIEKRRKEGKKISLYWLGDYGGVKKEPTGSYFIRVRAKPGQWYSVEELEKLTEIAKKYNLRVKLTNRGTFEYHGADGFEVENIIKEINEAGFITGSEGPLVRAILACPGEGNCGSGLIKTYELAELIEEEFKEYPTPNKFKIAISGCPSSCIRAQIHDIGIIGVKYPKVNDNCNGCGRCYEVCKLECIYIRGSYSYTNYNICIGCGKCIKACPNEAREVLEEGYIMYIGGRGGKKIVEGFTLKVKDVEEMKRIIRKTIELYNKYAIKPQRERLSDVIKRVGKINFIRELMS from the coding sequence ATGAAGTGGAAGTTAAAGGATGAGATAGTTGATACTGAAATGTGTGCTCAATGCTCAACCTGTGCAATAGTTTGCCCTAACAACTTGGTTAAGTTTGATGAAAAGCCTTACTTAGGAGAGGAATGTTTAAGAAAAGGGCATGGAATGTGCTATGAAGTTTGTCCAAGAGTTAATTCATTTAAATATCAAGTAAAAATAAGAGAAAGATTTAAGGAAGAATATTACTATGCCAAAGGAGATATAGAAGGGCAAGATGGAGGGGTTGTAACCACCTCTTTAAAGTATCTCTTGGAGAAAGGAGAGATTGATGGAGCTATAGTTGTTGGTAGAGATGAGTATTGGAAACCTGTCTCTATGGTTGTTCAGACTGCTGAAGATATTGTGAAGGGAGCAAAGTCAAAATATACAGTTTCAACACTTGAAGCTCTAAGGAAAGCTGGAGAGCTTGGATTAAAAAAAGTGGCAGTTGTTGGCTTACCATGTCAAATAAATGGGCTGAGGAAATTACAATATTTCCCTTACCACTCAAGGCATGACTTTGAAATAGGAAAAGATGGAAAGCCAGTGAAGTTACCAAAGATAGAATACTTTATAGGGTTATTCTGTACAAAGAAGTTTGAATATGACAACTTTAAAGAAGTTCTTGAGAAGTATGGAGTTAATATTAAAGATGTGGAGAAGTTTGATATTAAGAAAGGGAAGTTATTAGTTTATTTAAAGAATGAGGTTAAAGAAATTCCAATAAAGGAATTTAAGCCATTATCAGGATGTAAAGTTTGTAAAGACTTTACTGCTGAGCTTTCAGATATTTCAGTTGGTTCAGTTGGTTCTCCTGAGGGTTACACAACAGTAATTATAAGAACTAAGAAAGGAGAAAAGATAAAGGAGGCTTTAGAGTTAAAAGAAGGAGTAGATATAGAGAAAATTAAGAAATTAGCTGAGAAGAAGGTTAAGGAGTTTAAGGAAGAGATTGAGAAGAGAAGGAAGGAAGGGAAAAAGATCTCTCTATACTGGCTTGGAGATTATGGAGGGGTTAAGAAAGAGCCAACAGGAAGTTACTTTATAAGGGTTAGAGCTAAACCTGGACAGTGGTACAGTGTGGAAGAGCTTGAAAAGCTTACTGAGATAGCTAAAAAGTATAATTTGAGGGTTAAGCTAACAAATAGGGGAACCTTTGAATATCATGGAGCTGATGGATTTGAAGTAGAAAATATTATAAAGGAGATTAATGAAGCTGGGTTCATCACTGGCTCAGAGGGACCATTAGTTAGAGCCATCTTAGCCTGTCCAGGAGAAGGAAACTGTGGAAGTGGTTTAATAAAAACCTATGAGTTAGCTGAACTCATTGAAGAAGAGTTTAAAGAATATCCAACACCAAATAAGTTTAAGATAGCCATCTCTGGCTGTCCAAGCTCTTGTATAAGGGCTCAGATACATGATATAGGGATTATTGGAGTTAAGTATCCTAAGGTAAATGATAACTGTAATGGCTGTGGAAGATGTTATGAAGTTTGTAAGTTAGAGTGTATTTACATAAGAGGCTCTTACTCTTACACCAACTATAATATTTGTATAGGCTGTGGAAAATGTATTAAAGCCTGTCCAAATGAAGCAAGGGAAGTTTTAGAAGAAGGCTATATTATGTACATAGGAGGAAGAGGAGGAAAGAAGATAGTTGAAGGATTCACCTTAAAGGTTAAAGATGTTGAAGAGATGAAAAGAATAATTAGAAAGACCATAGAGCTCTATAATAAATATGCTATAAAGCCACAAAGAGAGAGGCTATCAGATGTTATTAAAAGAGTTGGAAAAATAAACTTTATAAGGGAGCTAATGTCCTAA
- a CDS encoding CBS domain-containing protein, which produces MVADVPVVMIMKEPIIVGGNISVYDVAKLMVKENVPCVLVVYEKNRDKIGVAKDEDIVKKVIFKKIPLDKVKVEEIVSEDILKVPPDKTITEVLNLMKKTGKKEVFIVDEGKIIGMITIDEIINISPELLDTLKSLVDYLLKIIDEVLEEDKKIG; this is translated from the coding sequence ATGGTAGCAGATGTTCCTGTAGTTATGATTATGAAAGAGCCTATTATAGTTGGAGGAAACATCTCTGTCTATGATGTAGCCAAGCTTATGGTTAAGGAAAATGTTCCATGTGTTTTAGTGGTTTATGAAAAAAATAGGGATAAGATTGGAGTAGCCAAGGATGAGGATATTGTTAAAAAAGTGATATTCAAAAAGATTCCATTAGATAAGGTTAAAGTAGAGGAGATTGTGTCAGAGGACATATTAAAGGTTCCTCCTGATAAGACAATTACAGAAGTCCTAAATTTAATGAAAAAAACAGGGAAGAAAGAAGTGTTTATAGTTGATGAAGGTAAAATTATTGGAATGATTACAATAGATGAAATTATTAATATTTCCCCAGAGTTGTTAGACACCTTAAAAAGCTTAGTAGATTACTTACTAAAAATAATTGATGAGGTTTTAGAAGAAGATAAAAAAATAGGTTAG
- a CDS encoding chemotaxis protein CheD: MVIKVGIGGLEVARSPEILETILGSCVAIMLYDKWKRIGGMAHSVLPEARGEVKDPGKYVNTAIPALITKMTIEGARPEKLVAKLAGGANMFKSFRGINVGEKNVAMAKKLLKEYGIPIVGEDVGGNSSRIVKFYLKDGKVEVRKKNNIVVI; this comes from the coding sequence ATGGTTATAAAGGTTGGTATTGGGGGTTTAGAAGTTGCAAGGAGCCCAGAAATTTTAGAAACCATCTTAGGCTCCTGTGTAGCTATTATGCTTTATGACAAATGGAAAAGAATTGGTGGGATGGCTCATTCTGTATTACCTGAAGCAAGGGGAGAAGTTAAGGATCCAGGGAAGTATGTAAATACAGCTATCCCAGCTTTAATAACCAAGATGACAATTGAAGGGGCAAGGCCTGAGAAGTTGGTAGCTAAATTAGCTGGTGGGGCAAACATGTTTAAAAGCTTTAGGGGAATAAATGTAGGAGAGAAAAATGTGGCTATGGCTAAAAAACTATTAAAAGAGTATGGAATCCCAATAGTTGGGGAGGATGTTGGAGGGAACAGTAGTAGGATAGTAAAGTTCTATTTGAAGGATGGTAAAGTTGAAGTTAGGAAAAAGAATAATATAGTTGTAATATAA
- a CDS encoding homocitrate synthase family protein produces the protein MDLLYENTWKAPSPYNPKLKLKDIYIYDTTLRDGEQTPGVCFTKEQKLEIARALDELGVSQIEAGFPIVSKREAEIVKAIASENLNADILALSRIRKEDINKAIDCDVDGIITFIATSPLHIKCKFKGKRLEDFFDTIVECIEYAKSHGLFVAFSAEDGTRTPLEDLIRVHKLAEEAGADRVHVADTAGTATPQAMEFICKALTCSLNKAHVGVHCHNDFGLAVINSIYGLIGGAKAVSTTVNGIGERAGNTSLEELIMSLIVLYDVDLKLNLEVLPKLCRMVEEYSGIKNPKNKPIVGELVFSHESGIHVDAVIENPLTYEPFLPEKIGLKRNIILGKHSGKRAVKYKLKLLGVEVEDKLLDKIVERVKELREKGEKIDDEKLLEIVEEIKRIKD, from the coding sequence ATGGATCTTTTATATGAGAATACTTGGAAAGCTCCTTCTCCATACAATCCAAAATTAAAATTGAAGGACATCTATATCTATGACACTACCCTAAGGGATGGTGAGCAAACTCCAGGGGTTTGTTTTACAAAAGAGCAAAAGTTAGAGATAGCCAGAGCTTTAGATGAACTTGGAGTTTCTCAAATTGAAGCTGGCTTTCCTATAGTCTCTAAAAGGGAGGCTGAGATAGTTAAAGCTATAGCAAGTGAAAATTTAAATGCTGACATCTTGGCTTTAAGTAGAATAAGAAAGGAAGATATCAATAAGGCTATAGACTGTGATGTAGATGGGATCATAACCTTTATAGCTACTTCTCCTTTACACATAAAATGTAAATTTAAAGGGAAAAGGCTGGAAGACTTTTTTGACACTATAGTGGAGTGTATAGAGTATGCTAAATCTCATGGCTTATTTGTAGCCTTCTCAGCTGAAGATGGAACAAGGACACCATTAGAAGACTTAATTAGGGTTCATAAATTAGCTGAAGAGGCTGGAGCTGACAGAGTTCATGTTGCTGACACAGCTGGAACAGCCACACCTCAGGCTATGGAATTCATTTGTAAGGCTTTAACTTGCTCACTAAATAAGGCTCATGTTGGTGTTCATTGTCATAATGACTTTGGCTTAGCTGTGATAAACTCTATCTATGGCCTAATAGGAGGAGCTAAGGCTGTTTCAACAACAGTTAATGGTATAGGAGAGAGAGCTGGAAACACTTCCTTGGAAGAGCTTATCATGTCTTTAATAGTGTTGTATGATGTTGATTTAAAGTTAAATTTAGAAGTTCTTCCTAAGCTCTGTAGGATGGTTGAAGAGTATTCAGGGATAAAGAATCCTAAAAATAAGCCAATAGTTGGAGAGCTTGTCTTCTCCCATGAGAGTGGGATACATGTTGATGCTGTCATAGAGAATCCTCTAACTTATGAGCCCTTCCTTCCTGAAAAGATAGGATTAAAAAGAAATATAATACTTGGAAAACACTCAGGAAAGAGGGCAGTTAAATATAAGCTAAAGCTCTTAGGTGTAGAGGTTGAGGATAAACTCTTAGATAAGATTGTTGAGAGGGTTAAAGAACTTAGAGAGAAGGGAGAAAAAATAGATGATGAAAAACTCTTAGAGATAGTTGAAGAAATAAAGAGAATTAAAGATTAA
- a CDS encoding pyruvoyl-dependent arginine decarboxylase produces the protein MINILPIPNTVSLVAGSSEGETPLNAFDGALLKAGIGNVNLLKISSIMPPKAELVPLPKLPMGALVPTAYGCIISDNPGELIAAAVSIAIPKDEELCGLIMEYSGKCSKREAEERVREMAKIGFEMRGWEIKKIESISVEHEVEKIGCAFAAAALWYK, from the coding sequence ATGATAAACATTTTACCAATTCCTAATACAGTTTCTTTAGTAGCGGGGAGTAGTGAGGGAGAAACACCACTAAATGCCTTTGATGGAGCTTTATTAAAGGCAGGAATTGGGAATGTCAATTTATTAAAAATTAGTAGTATTATGCCACCTAAGGCTGAACTTGTTCCTCTTCCTAAGTTGCCAATGGGAGCTTTAGTACCTACAGCTTATGGCTGTATAATAAGTGACAACCCTGGAGAGCTTATAGCTGCTGCTGTCAGTATAGCTATTCCTAAGGATGAAGAGCTTTGTGGCTTAATTATGGAATACTCTGGGAAGTGCTCAAAGAGAGAGGCTGAAGAGAGAGTTAGGGAGATGGCTAAGATTGGCTTTGAAATGAGAGGCTGGGAGATTAAAAAAATAGAGAGTATATCTGTAGAGCATGAGGTTGAAAAAATTGGCTGTGCCTTTGCTGCTGCAGCTCTTTGGTACAAGTGA
- the speD gene encoding adenosylmethionine decarboxylase, with protein MFKHLGKHLILELWGCDRKALDDEEGIRDMLIKSVEACNATLICVKTHKFCPQGVTGVAVLAESHIAIHTYPEYGYAALDIFTCGEHTDPYKALDVLKEFLKPESWQIIDLKRGIMENMGTFELK; from the coding sequence ATGTTTAAGCACTTAGGAAAACACTTAATCTTAGAATTATGGGGGTGTGATAGAAAGGCTTTAGATGATGAGGAAGGAATAAGAGACATGTTAATTAAGAGTGTTGAAGCCTGTAATGCTACTTTAATCTGTGTTAAGACACATAAATTTTGTCCTCAGGGAGTTACTGGAGTGGCTGTCTTAGCTGAGAGCCATATAGCTATTCACACCTATCCAGAGTATGGCTATGCAGCCCTTGACATCTTCACCTGTGGAGAACATACTGATCCATACAAGGCTTTAGATGTATTAAAAGAGTTCTTAAAACCAGAGAGTTGGCAAATTATTGACTTAAAGAGAGGGATTATGGAAAATATGGGAACCTTTGAACTAAAATAG
- the speE gene encoding spermidine synthase, protein MVNNVWFTEYHNKNVALSVRVKDILYKDKSEYQEILILDTYDFGKVLVLDNTFQTTEFDEFIYHELISHIPLFTHPNPKDILVIGGGDGGTVREVVKHNINKVDFVELDSKVLEACKKYMPKLSCEMENEKVNIIITDGIKYVAETEKKYDVIIIDCPDPVGPAKGLFEKEFYKNVFKCLKDDGLMVQQSESPLYNLDLIKNIAKYLREAGFSIIMPYVYPMPSYPSGMWSFMLASKKYNPMEVDEETIKERLNFETKYYDEQVHKGIFLATPRFLKEAIK, encoded by the coding sequence ATGGTAAATAATGTGTGGTTCACAGAGTATCATAATAAAAATGTTGCCCTCTCTGTGAGAGTTAAAGATATTCTATATAAAGATAAGTCAGAATATCAAGAAATACTAATCCTTGACACCTATGATTTTGGTAAAGTATTGGTTTTAGACAACACTTTCCAAACCACTGAGTTTGATGAATTCATCTACCATGAGCTAATCTCTCACATCCCTCTTTTTACCCATCCAAATCCTAAAGATATATTAGTTATAGGAGGAGGAGATGGAGGAACAGTTAGAGAGGTTGTTAAGCATAACATAAATAAAGTTGATTTTGTTGAGCTTGATAGTAAAGTTTTAGAGGCTTGTAAAAAGTATATGCCAAAGCTCAGCTGTGAGATGGAAAATGAGAAAGTAAATATTATTATTACTGATGGAATTAAGTATGTTGCTGAAACTGAAAAAAAGTATGATGTTATTATTATAGATTGTCCTGATCCTGTTGGTCCAGCAAAGGGATTGTTTGAAAAAGAATTCTATAAAAATGTCTTTAAATGCTTAAAAGATGATGGGCTAATGGTTCAACAGTCAGAGAGTCCATTGTATAACTTAGACCTTATTAAAAATATAGCTAAATACTTAAGGGAAGCTGGCTTCTCCATCATTATGCCCTATGTTTATCCAATGCCTTCCTATCCAAGTGGCATGTGGAGCTTTATGTTAGCCTCTAAAAAGTACAATCCTATGGAAGTAGATGAAGAAACCATAAAAGAGAGGCTTAACTTTGAGACAAAATATTATGATGAGCAAGTTCATAAGGGAATATTCTTAGCAACACCAAGATTTTTAAAAGAAGCTATAAAATAA
- a CDS encoding transcription elongation factor Spt5: MIFAVRTMGRQEKNVALLLSAKAEKENLNVSSILASDQLKGYIFVEADNEEELKTLIKGVPKVKGYVRGVIPLEEIEPLLSPKKIVEEIEKGDVVEIVAGPFKGERAKVIRVDKNKEEITLELINATVPIPITLPVESIRVVSKKK, encoded by the coding sequence ATGATATTTGCAGTTAGAACCATGGGAAGGCAAGAAAAGAATGTAGCTTTACTACTCTCAGCCAAGGCTGAAAAAGAAAATTTAAATGTTAGCTCAATCTTAGCCTCTGATCAGTTAAAGGGCTATATATTTGTTGAAGCAGACAATGAGGAGGAGCTTAAAACATTAATTAAAGGAGTTCCCAAGGTTAAAGGATATGTGAGAGGAGTCATCCCCTTAGAAGAGATTGAGCCACTCTTATCTCCTAAGAAAATTGTTGAAGAGATTGAAAAAGGAGATGTTGTTGAAATTGTTGCTGGTCCATTCAAAGGAGAGAGGGCTAAGGTTATTAGAGTTGATAAGAATAAAGAAGAGATAACCTTAGAGTTAATTAATGCTACTGTCCCAATTCCTATAACCTTACCAGTGGAGAGTATAAGAGTTGTGTCTAAGAAAAAATAA
- a CDS encoding protein translocase SEC61 complex subunit gamma — translation MNLEKLYDQVLEFIEECKRIWLVLRKPTKEEFITVAKITGLGISLLGIIGYIIHVPISYIKGVIKP, via the coding sequence ATGAATTTAGAAAAGCTCTATGATCAAGTGCTTGAGTTTATTGAAGAGTGTAAGAGGATATGGCTAGTGCTGAGGAAGCCTACTAAAGAGGAATTTATAACTGTGGCTAAAATTACTGGCTTGGGGATCTCTCTATTAGGGATCATTGGTTATATAATCCATGTTCCAATCTCCTATATTAAGGGAGTTATTAAACCATAA
- the ftsZ gene encoding cell division protein FtsZ yields MKFLKKVLEEDIGIEEDIEMTPDNKELLEYIQQTKARIVVVGCGGAGNNTITRLTTEGIEGATTIAINTDAQQLLRTKADKKILIGKKLTRGLGAGGDPKKGEEAAKENAEEIKAAIQDADMVFITCGLGGGTGTGSAPVVAEIAKKLGALTVAVVTLPFEMEGKVRMRNAMQGLEKLKERVDTLVVIPNEKLFDIVPHMPIKMAFKVADEVLINAVKGLVELITKDGLINVDFADVKAVMSNGGMAMIGIGESDGEKRAKEAINMALNSPLLDVDIDGAKGALIHVMGPEDMTLEESREVVSAVSSRLDPEATIIWGATIDDSLEDTLKVLLVVTGVQSRLEITPDGLKRKKKDELKKIKRII; encoded by the coding sequence ATGAAATTTCTTAAAAAAGTTTTAGAGGAAGACATTGGAATAGAAGAAGACATTGAGATGACCCCTGATAACAAAGAGTTGTTAGAGTATATTCAGCAAACTAAGGCAAGAATAGTTGTAGTTGGCTGTGGAGGAGCTGGAAATAATACAATTACAAGATTAACTACTGAAGGAATAGAAGGGGCTACAACCATAGCTATTAATACAGATGCTCAACAGCTTTTAAGAACTAAAGCTGATAAAAAAATCTTGATTGGAAAGAAATTAACAAGAGGTTTAGGAGCTGGAGGAGACCCTAAAAAAGGAGAAGAGGCAGCTAAGGAGAATGCTGAAGAAATAAAAGCTGCTATTCAAGATGCTGATATGGTCTTTATCACTTGTGGGTTAGGTGGAGGGACAGGAACAGGGTCAGCTCCAGTTGTGGCTGAGATAGCTAAGAAGTTAGGAGCCTTAACTGTAGCTGTTGTAACCCTTCCATTTGAAATGGAAGGGAAAGTTAGAATGAGGAATGCTATGCAAGGACTTGAAAAGTTAAAGGAGAGAGTTGATACTTTAGTGGTTATTCCAAATGAAAAATTGTTTGATATAGTCCCCCACATGCCCATTAAGATGGCTTTTAAAGTGGCTGATGAAGTATTAATAAATGCTGTTAAAGGTTTAGTGGAGCTTATTACAAAAGATGGGTTAATTAATGTGGACTTTGCTGATGTTAAAGCTGTTATGTCCAACGGCGGAATGGCAATGATAGGGATAGGAGAAAGTGATGGAGAGAAGAGAGCTAAGGAAGCTATAAACATGGCTTTAAACTCTCCTCTCTTGGATGTTGATATAGATGGAGCTAAAGGAGCTTTAATCCATGTTATGGGGCCAGAGGATATGACACTTGAAGAATCAAGGGAAGTGGTTTCAGCAGTATCTTCAAGGCTGGATCCAGAGGCTACAATTATATGGGGAGCTACAATAGATGATAGCTTAGAGGACACTCTTAAAGTCTTGTTAGTGGTTACAGGAGTTCAGTCAAGGTTAGAGATAACTCCAGATGGACTTAAAAGAAAGAAAAAAGATGAGCTTAAAAAGATAAAAAGAATTATTTAA